The following nucleotide sequence is from Pseudomonas putida S13.1.2.
GGTGGTTGGCCGCAGAGCTGGTTTGCCTGGCGCTATCTCATGCTGCCCTTGGCTCGCCACTACACGGTGATCGCTGTCGATCCCCGCGGTGTAGGGCTTTCAGAAAAACCTTCAGTGGGCTATGACTCCATAACCCTTGCCCAAGACATGTTTGCACTCATGGATGCGTTGGGTTACGCCTCTTTCGCCATGGCAGGCCACGATATCGGCATGTGGACAGGCTATGCCATGGCCCACGACCAACCCGGGCGAATCGAGCGCATTGCGTTGGGTGAGGCGCTGATCCCAGGGGTTTCACCTTCACCACCTTTACTGCCAGATCAACGATGGCTAAGCGACTTCCTTTGGCATTTCAATTTCAATCGGGCTCTCAGCGTCAACGAGCTGCTGGTCAGAGGGCGTGAAGAAATCTATTTCGGCCATCAGTTCGCTACCAAGGCCGGTTCGCCTGACGCCGTGCCCCGTTACGCCGTTGACCATTACATAGCGTTGCTCAAGCGTGATCCAGAAGCGCTGCGAGCAAGCTTTGACTATTACCGCGCCATTGATCAGTCGATCCCGCAAAACCGGGAGCGCATGGCAACGCGTTTGACTCTGCCGGTGCTTGCGTTTTCCGGCGCACTTGCATGCGGCGACAGTGTTGAGGCAGAGCTGCGCACAGTGGCGGCCAATGTCGAGTCCGTCGTCATCCCAGCGTGTGGTCATTACCCTGCAGAGGAGCAACCGGATGCGCTGCTTGGCGCTTTGCAGCGCTTTTTCGCACCTTATGCAGATGCTCATGCCTGAGACCCGATCCAGAGGTTGCACACATGTCTAAAGTCATTGTCCCAGTTCATCGCGCCAAGGTGGGTGATCACTTCCATGGTTACGGGCTGCGAACAGATCAGCATCTGATCTCACCCTTCATCGGGGTTGATCATTACTGGATGACCGCCCCCACTTTTGCTCCGCACCACCACGCCGGTATTTCGGCCCTCTCGTACCTGCTTGGCGATTCCGAAACGGGAATGGCAAACCGGGATTCAATCGGTACTCAAAACATTATCAGCCCCGGCGGGCTGCATTGGACTACTGCCGGGCGCGGTGTGACCCATGAGGAAGTACCGGCGCAATCCGGGAAAACCGTTCATGGTTTACAAATTTTCGTAGCTCTTGCGCCGTCGAAGCAAGGTATTGCTCCTTTTCCGCTGATACTCGAATCACAGGCTGTACCAGTGGTGAACAAGCCAGGGGTGATTATCAGGGTACCGCTAGGGGAATACGATGGCGTGCGCTCTCCCATGGATCCTCCTACCGAAGTAACGATGCTCGACATCAACCTCGACGCAGGTGCGGAGTTACGTGTGCCCGTGACTGAGGGGCATTGCATGTTCGTTTTGCCGATAGCCGGTAGGGCGGAAATCGATGGACAGCTTTTCGACCGTGAAGACCTCCAGGTCCCGGTTTTCACGGCACAAGACAAACCCCAGACAATAATCTTCAAGGCGCCGCATGGTAGTGCCCAGGCCGTGCTTTTCAGCGGCCCTCCGCTACCCTTTGTGTGACTCCACCCAACGAGGATCTGAGCTATGGCTGTCGTACGATTTACCGCAGACAACGCCGCATTGCTGCTCATCGACCACCAGGTCGGTACGATGCAATTGATCAAGAACATCGACAGTGATCTTGCCGCCAAACAGTCCGTTGCATTGGCAAAAATGGCAAGAATTCTCAATATGCCAGTAGTCATTACTTCGAGTCAGGAAGATCAAGCTCAGGGCCCGATACTGCCGGAAATCGCTCAGGTGCTTCCAGATGCGTACGCAGCGAGGGTCAAACGGCCAGGCGTGGTCAATGCCTGGGAATATCCAGACTTCCACAAAGCGGTACTGGCTACTGGCCGCAAAAACCTGATCATGGCGGGGGTAACTACTGATGTCTGCCTTATCTTCCCTGCGATTGATGCTGCTCAGGAAGGCTTCGCAGTGCAAGCGGTGATGGATGCGTCAGGATCGCCCAGCTTGCTATCTGAGGAATTCGCCCGGCAGAGAATGCATGATGCTGGCGTGGTACTCACCGCCACCAATACGTTGATGGCAGAAATCGGCAAAGACTGGTCAACACCAAACGGAGAGCAGTTGATTGGCCTGTTGTTCAGTGATGTGTTCCCTGCATTAGGGGCTGGCATCAGATAACGTTTGGCATCCATCCATCGGAACTTGGGGGAGGGTAACTGCTCCCCCCCTAGGCACGCATCGAGCTGCAGTCAAACCCCATCACGAAATCGCCACCCTCTGCTGGTCTGAAAACAGGTCAAACATCGTTTGGCGCAACCATCGATTCGCCGGATCCTTGTTGAAACGTTCATGCCAGAACAGGTTGATCTCGATATTTGGCAATTCAACCGGGGGTGGCAACATACAGAGGCCGAACGGTTCCTGACAACTGATCGCAAAGCGTTCCGGAACTGTTGCGAGGAGGTCCGTTCGCTGAAGTATGTGTCCCACCGCCACAAAATGCGGGACTTCAAGGCGGACATTGCGCGCAACGCCAGCACGCGCGTAGAAGGTGTCCACCTCACCATGCCCTGTGTTGGCAGCTACGACCTTTACGTGACCGTAACTGGAGAACGCTTCAAGTGTCAGTGGCTGTAGCGTGGCAGGGTGACCAGCACGGCAGAGGCATACGTAGCGGTGATGGAACAGCCTGCGCTGAAAAAAACCTGCTTGCAGATGAGGAAGCAAACCAACCGCCAGGTCGACAGTACCATTTTGCAGCCCCTCGGCGACGGAGTCAGAAGTGTTTCTCAGTGTGCTGATGGTGCACCCTGGGGCTAGCTCAGCCAAGGCATCCATCAAAGCAGGCATGAAATAGATTTCGCCGATGTCCGTCATGGCCATGGTGAAGCGCCGGTTGGAGGCCAAAGGATCGAATGTATTTTGTCGGACAAGCGCATCGCGCAGCGTTTGTATGGCATTAGTTACCGGCCCGGCCAGATGCAACGCATAGGGCGTCGGCGCCATGCCTTTGGAGGTCCGTACGAACAGTTCATCATTTAGCGCTGTGCGCAGGCGCTTGAGTGCGTTGCTCATTGCGGGCTGGGTCAGTGCTAGATTTTCTGCGGCGGTCGAAACCTTGCGATCTATGAGCAATTGGTTAAAAACCAGCAGCAGGTTCAGGTCTAGGTCGCGTAGTTCCATGATGCCGTTCCTTTCCTAACCGTCGATGGTTGAAGGCAATTCCGGGTAATCGGGCTGCCAGGTACATTCACAAGCGTGATGGGCATTATATAGGTCACTGCATTTATAAATAACATCACAGCAGCAATCATCTGGGAGCTCCAATAACAATCATTCCCAGGGGTATTTAGCTATGCGTGATTCATCTTCTGCCTTGCGTGTCTCGATTATCGGTGGCGGTATTGCCGGCATCGCCCTCGCTCTCAATCTTTGCCGACATACTCACCTAAACGTTCAATTATTTGAAGCCGCCCCCGCATTTGGCGAAGTGGGCGCTGGCGTTTCGTTTGGCGCTAACGCGGTTAGAGCAATCGCGGGTTTAGGTATTGCAGGGCATTACCGAAAGATCGCTGATTGCACACCCGCTCCATGGCAAGACATCTGGTTTGAGTGGCGCCTTGGCAGCAATGCCCACTATTTGGGTAACAGCGTTGCGGAGGGGGTCGGCCAGTCTTCGGTCCATCGCGCTGATTTTCTGGATGCGCTGGCCAGGCAGTTGCCATCGGGTATTGCTCAGTTTGGGAAGCGTGCGCAACAGGTGATTCAGAATGAGGAGGGGGTTCGCGTAACGTTTTCTGATGGTAGTGAGCATCACTGTGATTTGTTGATCGGCGCCGACGGCATCAAGTCATCGATTCGTGACCATGTGCTGCAGGGCTTGCAGCAACCCTTGGTTTCACCCCGGTTCAGTGGTACTTGCGCCTATCGCGGCCTTATTGACAGCCAGCAGTTACGCCGCACCTACCGGGCGCGCGGGGTCGATGAACACCTACTGAATGTGCCGCAGATGTATCTCGGCCTGGATGGTCATATCCTTACCTTCCCTGTCAAACAGGGGAGGCTGATCAATGTGGTCGCATTCACCTCCAATCGTACCCATTCCGAACCAACCTGGCCGAGTGATGAGCCTTGGGTTAGGACTGCAAGTCAAACAGAAATGCTGCAGGCGTTTGCGGGCTGGGGCGACGCAGCACGCATCCTGTTGGAGGCTATTGCGAGCCCATCGTTATGGGCACTGCACGACCTCCCAGAGCTGCCAGGTTACACGCATGGGCGCGTGGCCGTGATCGGCGACGCGGCCCATGCAATGCTGCCGCATCAAGGTGCGGGCGCTGGTCAAGGCCTAGAAGACGCCTGGCTACTCGCGCGCCTACTTGCCTACCCACAAGTGGTCAACAAGAATCCTGAAGCTGTGCTGGAAGCGTATGACGCCGTACGCCGTCCACGCGCCTGCCGCGCCCAAAGAACGTCGTGGGAGGCGGGCGAGCTTTATGAGTTTCGTAACCGTGATGTACTAGATAACCAGCAAATGTTGGGCAAAGCGCTGAGCGAGCGATTCGACTGGCTATGGCAGCACGATATGCACGTCGATCTACTTGAGGCTATGAAAATCCTGGGGTTGCATGTCCAGGCAGCGTGATATCACAAGGGAGCGGACCAATGTATAAGTCCACTCAATACCTGCTCAGCCCTGATGATTATTGGTGCTCACACGCAACAGTGTTTAGTGATTTGCTCGACTAGTCATCCAAGTGGGCAATTCCCTAAAGTTTACTCAAATATCGACTCCATAGTCTTTTTTTAGATGTTGCGCCTGAAAATATTCAAATAACAACAAGGAACACGTCATGAGCGATCGTTTGAAAGCCAAGGTCTGCATTATTACGGGTACCGGTGGCTCAATGGGCCGAGCCGCTGCGCTTATGTTTGCTCGGCAGGGCGCCAAGGTTGTTGGCTGCGATGTGTATCCGGAATCTTCCGAAGAGACAGTGGAGATGGTCAGAGGAGAGGGCGGCGATATGGTCTCCCTCAGTCGTTGCGACCTGACCGACCCAGCCAGTTGTGCCAAGCTGGTTGATCTTGCTGTATCAACCTATGGCCGTGTGGACGTGCTGTTCAACAATGCTGCAATGGCCTATTTTGGATGGATTGATCAGATCTCCGATGACGACTGGCACCGCACCATCGATCAGGAAGTGAACCTGGTCTTTCACATGGTGCGGGCCGCATGGCCTGAACTGATCAAGTCGCCGGGTGCGTCGATCATCAATACGGCGTCTGTGTCAGCGTGGTCCACATACAAACTGCTGCCCGGGATTGCCCACTCGGCGGCGAAAGGCGCCGTGCTGTCCATGACTCGCCAGTTGGCGCTGGAGGGGCGAGTCCATGGACTGCGGGCCAACAGCATTTCCCCCGGCCTGATCGAGTCCAAGCAAACCATTCCGCTGCTCCAAGATCCCGTATGGGCCGAGACCATGGTAGGCAAGGTCATGCTGGGGCGCATGGGAAAACCGGAAGAAGTCGCTGCCACGGCGCTATTCCTGGCCTCGGATGAAAGCTCATTCATCACCGGTACGGATATCCGCGTGGACGGCGGTACTACTGCCTGGTAGCGATCAAGCATGATGGCTGCGGCATTCTCATTAAGCCGAGAGTGCCGCGGCCAACTGAAGTATTTCCCCCGAATCTGAGCAAGTTACCTGGCACCAGGAGGAACACTGCTGCCTGAAATCAAGCATCCACTACATGAATCTTCGTAATTAAAACAACAATCCATACGAGATCATCTTTATGCTGCGTGCCCCTGCGTTGCTGACCGGCAACCGTTTCCCTGTTTTTTGTGCAGCCGCCACCCTGCTGTTGAATGCCCCCGCACACGCGACTGAATATAACGGTACTGCTTACCCTTTAGGCCTAGACACGGTACTGGCTGGCCGAATGCCACCGCCAGGGCTGACGACATTTCTCTACAGTTCTGCGTATAAGGCAACAGAGCTGAAAGACGCAAATGGTCATGAACAGTCGGGTATTGAGGACTTCAGCATAAGCTACGAGGCTCTTGCCGTCTGCCTTGATTACGTTTACAGCGACTACACCCTATTCGGTGCAACACTCGCCAGCCGAGCGGCGCAGCCTTACATCAGCGGCCAAGTGAGTTGGTACACGAACACGCCTCAGGGCCGCGTGCGCTATAGCGGCAAAAGCGCGGGACTTGCCAATCTGGCATTTACCCCATTATTCATGGGATGGAGCTCGCCACGCGTTCACCAGATGCTGGGTGTGGATGTCTACGCCCCAACAGGTTCGTATGACAAAGACCGACTGTTCAACGCCGGGACGAATGTGTGGTCGTATTCGCCTTGGTATTCGATCACAGCCAACCCAATCGATGAACTCGAGATCAGTGCAAAGATGCTGTACATGATCAATGAGAACAACCGTGAGACCGATTATCGATCGGGACGGGAGGTCAACGTCGACTACCACTTGGGCTACAGCGTAAATGAGCACTGGCAAGTGGGCTTGAGCGGCTATCTGTACAAACAGGTCAGCGATGACGAGCACCAGGGTGAGTCGGTTGGAGAGAACGGCAACCGTGGGCAGGTCGCTGCATTTGGCCCGGTGGTGAAATACCAAACGCCAGAATTTGGAGTCGTCCTGAAGTGGCAACATGAAGCGCTGGTGGAAAACAGGGCACAGGGGGAGCGCATCTGGTTGCAGGCCGTTTTATTGTTCTAAGGCGCCACACGCCTGGGTCAATCAAGGGGGGCACCCAGTCCCCATTCGTTTATTTCCACAACAATCTCAGAGAGTGAACTGATATGACCAAGGCCGCCGAATGTGCAAATACCGCTGAAGCCCCAGAGTTTCTTGAGCTGCAGTGATGCAGCCATCAGCATTGGAAAACGCACGAGTGTCCAAATACGGGAGGAAATGATTAAGGTGCCTCAAACACTCATTTCGTCCCCAACCCACGTAAAATCAGGGGATTGGCAGAGGCGCTTTACTGCAGAAGTGTCCGCATTTCATCGGATTCGAACCATGCTTGAGCAAAGCCGAACCTCTGGAGGCCCTGCAGCGCAAGGGCTTTAGGGGCTAGTGGGGTGGAAGTGTCTTTGTATCTCGACGGTCACAGGGGTTGGTGGAATCGGCTGCGTAGGTTAGTGGAAGCAGACAGACGATGAACCGCATCAATGAGCTATACACGATTTAACATAATATGCATTATCCGAACATTCGTATTTCGTCACTGCGCCGTGAGTGCCCAGATGTTGAGCTGCACAAATCCCTGATTCATCGAAACCGGTCCTTCCGTTGATCCAGGTTAAGGTTGGTTCAAGTCGCCTTGGTTAAAATGCGGGCTCCGCACCCTCACGGGGAATCTGGTATGACCATCATCGTAACCGGTGCTGCAGGATTCATCGGCAGCAATCTCGTTCAAGCGCTCAACCAGCGCAACGAAACCGACATCATCGCCGTCGACGACCTGACCGATGGCGACAAATTCCGTAACCTGGCCGACAGTGAAATTGCCGATTACCTGGACAAAGACGATTTTCTCGATCGCTTTGCTCGCGGTGAGTTTGGCAAGGTGCGTGCTGTGCTGCACCAAGGCGCGTGTTCAAGCACCGTCGAGGCTGATGGTCGTTTCATGATGGACAACAACTACCGGTTCAGCCGTGAGTTGCTGGCGTCTGCTCAGCAGCAACAGGTCGCGCTTTTATATGCATCATCGGCAGCTGTCTATGGCGCCGGGCAGGATTTTCGCGAACAACGTGAGTGTGAGCGCCCGCTAAACGTCTATGGCTATTCCAAGTTCCTGTTCGATCAACAGGTACGCCGGCAGTTGATGACAGCGCGCAGCCAGGTCGTCGGGTTGCGTTATTTCAACGTGTATGGCCCACATGAACAGCACAAAGGTGCGATGGCGTCAGTCGCCCTGCATTGCTTCAACCAGTATCAGTCCCATGGAAAAGTCAGCCTGTTCGGCAGTTATGGGGACTATCCCAGCGGTGGCCATCTGCGTGATTTCGTTGCGGTGGATGATGTGGTCAAGGTCAACATGTTCTTCCTTGATCACCCACAGTTGAGCGGTATCTTCAATGTCGGTAGCGGGCGCGCCCAGTCGTTTAATGACGTCGCCCTGGCGGTGATCAATCGGCTGCGCGGGTATCAGCATCAACCCCCATTGTCCTTGGAGATCGCCTTGCTGGAAGGCATTCTGGAATACAGCGAATTCCCTGAGCATTTGCGTGGCAAGTACCAGTGTTACACCTGTGCCGATCTGGAACGCTTGCGCGCTGCAGGCTACGAGGCGGCGACATTGACCGTCGAACAAGGTGTGGGCCTTTACTGTGACAGGTTGCAAGGCACTCAGGCCCCGGCACTTGACCTAGCCAGGCAGGCGACGGCTGCTTGATGCGCCCTTTTATTCACCTCGCCACCTGCCTGTTTGGTTGCTTCTGAATATAACTACGCTAAATGACTATTTAGTTTAGTTATATTCAGACCGTGCTGAACATGGCCTGCAAGATCACCATCGGTGGGTATAACTCGCTGTGATTACGGCACCGGGCGCTGGCAAGTGGCTGGTGTTGTTGCTGTTCCGCATCAGCTGGCTATAGAGCGGATAATAGTACCGATTGAACAGGTTCTGTACGCCTACGCTGATCTGATCCCCTTCACTCAGTTGGTACTGGCTGATGACGTCCACCGTGGTGTAACCCTCCACCCTGCGTCTGCCAAAACTCTCTACGCCATTGAGGCGGTAGTCCTCTGCGCCAAAGTAAGTCGCCTGCACGCGGTGGGTCCAGTCTTCGTCAGGTTTGTATTGAAGATAAGCCGTCAGCTTCAGCGGTGGAATACGGTAGCCCGTCATGTCTTGCCAATCGCCTCCGTCCGGTTGCTCGCGCCCTTTCATCCAGGTGAAGCTCCCCCCTGCCCCCCAATGCTCGTCGCGGGTCAGCCAGTCGGCACTGCCCTCAACACCGTAGATCCGTTCCTGGGTGCGCGTGAGGATCAGGCCATTGTTGAAGCTTTGCACATCCCCCAATTTGGAAGTGGTATAGAAAATGGCCAGCGATGCCAGGGTCTGCTCGCCCAGGTCGCCGCGCCAGCCGAGTTCGTAGTTGTTGGTCTTGACCGGTTCCAGATTGGAAGATCCGACCTCGAAGCCCCGCCGCGCATTACGCAGTTGCACGCCAATGTCGGGCAGTTGGAAGCCTTGGCTGAAGGCGGCATATATCGCCTGTCCGCTGACCGGCGAGTAAGTCAGGCTGATATTGGAAAGCAGCGCATCATAATGCACCTTGCCGCCTTCCACCGTGGCTGGGCTCGCTGCAGTCGATTCGGACAGCGGCACGAAGTCCCCGTATTCGGCAGTGGCATATTCATAACGCACGCCGCCCTCCATTGACCACTGCTCGGTGAAGCGGTGCTGCAACTGTGCAAATGCGCCTACGCTGCGGGACGTCAGGTCTGGCATGTACGTCAACTTGCCGATCTTGTTGAACACCGCCCCACCGCTCGCATCGAATTCCTGCGGGTCAAAGATATCGATGGGCATGTCGCTGCGCTCCTGGTTGAAGTCGCCACCCCATAACACCTCGGTATCCGAGCCGCCTAGCGGGGTTCGCAGCGTGATGCGGCTACCAAAGACTTCACTGTTTTGCATGACTTGATCGACATTGCGCCCGCGGGTGGCCACGCCTCGCGCATCGAATGGTGTGAAGCGGGTGAAATAGTCGCGATAGTAAAGCTGGGTGTCGAGTGTGCCTCCGAGCACCTCTGTGTGGGCATACTGAAGATTCACCAATGTGTTCTTGATCTGGTTTTGCTCGTCGAGTGACAACCCGGACAACGGTTGCGCAGGGACTGAACCCGGCGGCAACCGGCTGACCGAGGGGTCGGCGGTATAGTCGCTGTCCTGCTCGGCGTTGTAGTGGCTGAGCGAAAGCTGAACGCGCTGTTGCTCATCAATGCGCCAGCCGAACTTGCCGCCAATGTTGTAAGTGTTGGAATCGAACAGGTCGCCTTGGCTCGGCTCGGGCGCAATACGATGCCCTTTGGCGTCGTAAGAGGCGCCGATATGGCGTGCACCGAAATCAAGCGCGTAATCCAAGGCCCCTTGTGAGCCGGCAACATGGTGCTGTAACTGCCCTCCCAGGCCATCGCTGTCCATCTGGCTCAAGGGCGACACGCCGGTCAACGTAGTTTCGGCCATTGCTTCACCGCCGGCTGGCCGCGTGGTGATAGAGATGATCCCGCCCGTTGCACCGGCGCCGTAGATAGCACTGCTGCCGCGAATCACCTCGATGCGCTCGATCAATGCCGGGTCGATGTTGGCCAGGTTACGCGAGGAGTCACGGTTGGTGTTGAGGGGCACGCCATCGACCAGGACCAGCATCGTACGGCCACGCAGGGTTTGCCCATAATCGGTGATGGTTC
It contains:
- a CDS encoding alpha/beta fold hydrolase: MLQTEHLKKLSGLGSVHDAPGLSEGFTEVFESYQVPANGVDLHAVIGGEGKPLLLLGGWPQSWFAWRYLMLPLARHYTVIAVDPRGVGLSEKPSVGYDSITLAQDMFALMDALGYASFAMAGHDIGMWTGYAMAHDQPGRIERIALGEALIPGVSPSPPLLPDQRWLSDFLWHFNFNRALSVNELLVRGREEIYFGHQFATKAGSPDAVPRYAVDHYIALLKRDPEALRASFDYYRAIDQSIPQNRERMATRLTLPVLAFSGALACGDSVEAELRTVAANVESVVIPACGHYPAEEQPDALLGALQRFFAPYADAHA
- a CDS encoding pirin family protein — its product is MSKVIVPVHRAKVGDHFHGYGLRTDQHLISPFIGVDHYWMTAPTFAPHHHAGISALSYLLGDSETGMANRDSIGTQNIISPGGLHWTTAGRGVTHEEVPAQSGKTVHGLQIFVALAPSKQGIAPFPLILESQAVPVVNKPGVIIRVPLGEYDGVRSPMDPPTEVTMLDINLDAGAELRVPVTEGHCMFVLPIAGRAEIDGQLFDREDLQVPVFTAQDKPQTIIFKAPHGSAQAVLFSGPPLPFV
- a CDS encoding isochorismatase family protein, whose translation is MAVVRFTADNAALLLIDHQVGTMQLIKNIDSDLAAKQSVALAKMARILNMPVVITSSQEDQAQGPILPEIAQVLPDAYAARVKRPGVVNAWEYPDFHKAVLATGRKNLIMAGVTTDVCLIFPAIDAAQEGFAVQAVMDASGSPSLLSEEFARQRMHDAGVVLTATNTLMAEIGKDWSTPNGEQLIGLLFSDVFPALGAGIR
- a CDS encoding LysR family transcriptional regulator produces the protein MELRDLDLNLLLVFNQLLIDRKVSTAAENLALTQPAMSNALKRLRTALNDELFVRTSKGMAPTPYALHLAGPVTNAIQTLRDALVRQNTFDPLASNRRFTMAMTDIGEIYFMPALMDALAELAPGCTISTLRNTSDSVAEGLQNGTVDLAVGLLPHLQAGFFQRRLFHHRYVCLCRAGHPATLQPLTLEAFSSYGHVKVVAANTGHGEVDTFYARAGVARNVRLEVPHFVAVGHILQRTDLLATVPERFAISCQEPFGLCMLPPPVELPNIEINLFWHERFNKDPANRWLRQTMFDLFSDQQRVAIS
- the salA gene encoding salicylate 1-monooxygenase, which translates into the protein MRDSSSALRVSIIGGGIAGIALALNLCRHTHLNVQLFEAAPAFGEVGAGVSFGANAVRAIAGLGIAGHYRKIADCTPAPWQDIWFEWRLGSNAHYLGNSVAEGVGQSSVHRADFLDALARQLPSGIAQFGKRAQQVIQNEEGVRVTFSDGSEHHCDLLIGADGIKSSIRDHVLQGLQQPLVSPRFSGTCAYRGLIDSQQLRRTYRARGVDEHLLNVPQMYLGLDGHILTFPVKQGRLINVVAFTSNRTHSEPTWPSDEPWVRTASQTEMLQAFAGWGDAARILLEAIASPSLWALHDLPELPGYTHGRVAVIGDAAHAMLPHQGAGAGQGLEDAWLLARLLAYPQVVNKNPEAVLEAYDAVRRPRACRAQRTSWEAGELYEFRNRDVLDNQQMLGKALSERFDWLWQHDMHVDLLEAMKILGLHVQAA
- a CDS encoding SDR family NAD(P)-dependent oxidoreductase, yielding MSDRLKAKVCIITGTGGSMGRAAALMFARQGAKVVGCDVYPESSEETVEMVRGEGGDMVSLSRCDLTDPASCAKLVDLAVSTYGRVDVLFNNAAMAYFGWIDQISDDDWHRTIDQEVNLVFHMVRAAWPELIKSPGASIINTASVSAWSTYKLLPGIAHSAAKGAVLSMTRQLALEGRVHGLRANSISPGLIESKQTIPLLQDPVWAETMVGKVMLGRMGKPEEVAATALFLASDESSFITGTDIRVDGGTTAW
- a CDS encoding SphA family protein, which encodes MLRAPALLTGNRFPVFCAAATLLLNAPAHATEYNGTAYPLGLDTVLAGRMPPPGLTTFLYSSAYKATELKDANGHEQSGIEDFSISYEALAVCLDYVYSDYTLFGATLASRAAQPYISGQVSWYTNTPQGRVRYSGKSAGLANLAFTPLFMGWSSPRVHQMLGVDVYAPTGSYDKDRLFNAGTNVWSYSPWYSITANPIDELEISAKMLYMINENNRETDYRSGREVNVDYHLGYSVNEHWQVGLSGYLYKQVSDDEHQGESVGENGNRGQVAAFGPVVKYQTPEFGVVLKWQHEALVENRAQGERIWLQAVLLF
- the rfaD gene encoding ADP-glyceromanno-heptose 6-epimerase; this translates as MTIIVTGAAGFIGSNLVQALNQRNETDIIAVDDLTDGDKFRNLADSEIADYLDKDDFLDRFARGEFGKVRAVLHQGACSSTVEADGRFMMDNNYRFSRELLASAQQQQVALLYASSAAVYGAGQDFREQRECERPLNVYGYSKFLFDQQVRRQLMTARSQVVGLRYFNVYGPHEQHKGAMASVALHCFNQYQSHGKVSLFGSYGDYPSGGHLRDFVAVDDVVKVNMFFLDHPQLSGIFNVGSGRAQSFNDVALAVINRLRGYQHQPPLSLEIALLEGILEYSEFPEHLRGKYQCYTCADLERLRAAGYEAATLTVEQGVGLYCDRLQGTQAPALDLARQATAA
- a CDS encoding TonB-dependent siderophore receptor; the encoded protein is MVSQWSHAQASLVVEFNVPASTLERSLNAVARQAGAQVLFSSELTAGKQAPALQGRYTLEQALEHVLDHSGLVGKARDEHTFIVVPPNDAMMGSGLASTSSTVELANVEITSSRLSSNVVAQARQVNVIEREQLKQLRQGSDGLATLLAKSIPGMADSSRTITDYGQTLRGRTMLVLVDGVPLNTNRDSSRNLANIDPALIERIEVIRGSSAIYGAGATGGIISITTRPAGGEAMAETTLTGVSPLSQMDSDGLGGQLQHHVAGSQGALDYALDFGARHIGASYDAKGHRIAPEPSQGDLFDSNTYNIGGKFGWRIDEQQRVQLSLSHYNAEQDSDYTADPSVSRLPPGSVPAQPLSGLSLDEQNQIKNTLVNLQYAHTEVLGGTLDTQLYYRDYFTRFTPFDARGVATRGRNVDQVMQNSEVFGSRITLRTPLGGSDTEVLWGGDFNQERSDMPIDIFDPQEFDASGGAVFNKIGKLTYMPDLTSRSVGAFAQLQHRFTEQWSMEGGVRYEYATAEYGDFVPLSESTAASPATVEGGKVHYDALLSNISLTYSPVSGQAIYAAFSQGFQLPDIGVQLRNARRGFEVGSSNLEPVKTNNYELGWRGDLGEQTLASLAIFYTTSKLGDVQSFNNGLILTRTQERIYGVEGSADWLTRDEHWGAGGSFTWMKGREQPDGGDWQDMTGYRIPPLKLTAYLQYKPDEDWTHRVQATYFGAEDYRLNGVESFGRRRVEGYTTVDVISQYQLSEGDQISVGVQNLFNRYYYPLYSQLMRNSNNTSHLPAPGAVITASYTHRW